The Urbifossiella limnaea nucleotide sequence AGGTAGCGGTCGAGGTTCGGGGCGTCGGCGGGGGCCAGCTTCGCGATCTCGGCCTTCATCCGGGCGACGTCGGGCGTGCAGTCGAGTCGGCCGCCGGACCCGAACTCGAGGCGGTACTGCGGGTCGAGCCGCGTCATCGGCACCTCGCGGTGCAGGTCGCGGCCGACCAGCTTGAAGATGCGCTCGAGCACCAGCGGGTAGAGGAAGAACGTCGGCCCGAGGTCGAAGCGGAAGCCGTCGGCCTCGACGGCGCTGCACCGGCCGCCGACGCGCGGCAGGCGCTCGACGACGTGAACGTCCAGCCCGGCGTGGGCGAGAAGCAACGAGGCCGCGAGCCCGCCCGGGCCGGCGCCCACCACGATGACCTTCCGGGGTCGGCGGGTGCCGGTGAGGGGCTGTACGGGGGAATCGACAGGGGCCAGCGAGGGCATGCGGCGGTCCGGAGTCGGCGGGCGGAACGGACACACAATAGTAGCGGGGCATGCGACAGGAAAGCCAACGGTTTCGTCCGGGTGGTCCACCCTGAACACCGGACCACCTACAACACCTTCCCACAACGGAGCCGCCGTGTCCGTAGCAACCCTCACGCCGGCCGCCCTTCGCGCCGCGGCCGACACCCTTCCCCGCGCCCGGCTCGCCCACCTGCCGACGCCGCTGGAAGAGGTCCCGCGGTTCGCCGCGGCCGTCGGCGGCGGCGTCCGCGTGTTCGTCAAGCGCGACGACTGCACCGGGCTGTTGTTGGGCGGGAACAAGGCCCGGCACAACGAATTCCTACTCGGCGACGCCGTCGACCAGGGCTGCGACGTGGTGGTGTGGGGCGCCGGCGTGCAGTCAAACAACTGCCGCCAGACCGCCGCCGGGTGTGCCAAACTCGGCCTCGAATGCCGCCTGTACCTGAGCCGCGGCCACTACAGCACCGAGCCGCAGGGGAACCTGCTGCTGGACTACCTCGTCGGGGCGAAGGTCGAGTTCACCGACGCGGCCATCGGCCCGGAGCTGGACGCCTTTCTCGCCTCCCGGGCGGCCGAGTTCCGCGCCGCGGGCCGCAAGCCGTACTTCTGGCACCGCCCGCGCGTGGTGCCGCTCGCGGCAGTTAGCTACGCCGTGTGCGTCGCCGAGATCGCCGAGCAGTTGAGCTCGCGGGGCCTGGGTGCGGCCGGGATTTACGT carries:
- a CDS encoding 1-aminocyclopropane-1-carboxylate deaminase/D-cysteine desulfhydrase, yielding MSVATLTPAALRAAADTLPRARLAHLPTPLEEVPRFAAAVGGGVRVFVKRDDCTGLLLGGNKARHNEFLLGDAVDQGCDVVVWGAGVQSNNCRQTAAGCAKLGLECRLYLSRGHYSTEPQGNLLLDYLVGAKVEFTDAAIGPELDAFLASRAAEFRAAGRKPYFWHRPRVVPLAAVSYAVCVAEIAEQLSSRGLGAAGIYVSSSGATGAGVALGAAVLGLSSAVRLICPMHWPWHIPTAIAADANAAAERLGIEHRLRPEDIDADENFIAPGYGLPSPAGREALHLLATTEAILTDPVYSAKALAGLIADVRARKYRPGSVLVFVHTGGVPAVFADPAAVLN